The Coprobacter tertius genome includes a region encoding these proteins:
- a CDS encoding helix-turn-helix domain-containing protein: protein MDLYTNEDSQELLQSLDRALPYIEYALKNNKPMFEGERYLTSEELCSILKISRRTLQYYRDDGIFPFIQLPGKVLFRESDIREVLEDRFRSAYNIEDYSL, encoded by the coding sequence ATGGATTTGTACACGAATGAGGATAGCCAAGAATTATTGCAATCTTTAGATAGGGCTTTACCTTATATAGAATATGCATTGAAGAATAATAAACCCATGTTTGAGGGTGAACGGTATCTGACAAGCGAAGAACTTTGTTCTATACTCAAAATTAGCCGTAGAACTTTACAGTATTATCGGGATGATGGCATTTTCCCTTTTATCCAACTTCCGGGCAAAGTGCTGTTTCGTGAATCGGATATTAGGGAGGTTTTGGAAGATAGGTTTCGTTCTGCCTATAATATAGAAGATTATTCTCTTTAG
- a CDS encoding site-specific integrase has product MKRQTFNVLFFIRKTKLKKSGETPIMLRITIEGQLTELQLKRDVMPTQWNQAKERCTGRDATSMEINRYLESVKLRLLDIHREMEDAGKLINPMEVKRRFLGLDEKRLMFFEVFQEHNDKCRELIGKDYAKVTISRFDTCLRYFKEMALKKYHLKDIPMKEISHAIIQDYIHFLKAQKNLQENTVIRYMKVVKKITNMALANDWMEKDPFINIRFHEQEVHKEFLTKEELEIMQDKVFDVPRLDLVRDIFLFQCFTGLAFIDVSELKAEHLVSDNQGNLWIRKARQKTKVMCNIPLLDIPLAILEKYKGHPLAKKKGTLLPVPCNQKLNSYLKEIADLCGIKKNLTTHTGRHTFSTVVALANNVSLENVAKMLGHTNTKMTQRYAKVLDQSILRDMQNVRESFSTKTI; this is encoded by the coding sequence ATGAAACGACAGACTTTTAATGTGCTTTTTTTTATTAGGAAAACCAAATTAAAGAAATCAGGTGAAACGCCCATCATGTTGCGCATTACAATTGAAGGGCAACTCACCGAATTACAACTCAAACGGGATGTAATGCCTACACAATGGAATCAAGCCAAAGAACGTTGTACTGGTAGGGATGCTACATCAATGGAGATTAACCGCTATCTTGAATCGGTTAAACTTCGATTGTTAGACATTCATAGGGAAATGGAAGATGCAGGAAAACTTATCAATCCGATGGAAGTAAAACGTAGATTTCTCGGGTTGGATGAAAAACGCCTAATGTTCTTTGAAGTTTTTCAGGAACATAACGACAAATGCCGTGAGTTGATTGGCAAGGACTACGCCAAAGTTACTATCTCCCGCTTTGATACTTGTTTACGGTATTTCAAAGAGATGGCTTTGAAAAAGTACCACCTAAAGGATATTCCCATGAAAGAAATAAGTCATGCCATCATTCAGGATTATATTCATTTCCTGAAAGCTCAAAAGAACTTGCAAGAAAATACGGTAATCCGTTATATGAAAGTAGTGAAGAAAATCACCAACATGGCATTGGCTAATGATTGGATGGAGAAAGACCCGTTTATCAATATCCGTTTCCACGAGCAGGAAGTACACAAGGAGTTTCTAACCAAAGAAGAATTAGAAATCATGCAAGACAAAGTTTTTGATGTCCCTCGTTTAGATTTAGTACGTGATATTTTTCTATTCCAATGCTTCACGGGGTTAGCTTTCATAGATGTATCTGAATTAAAAGCAGAACATCTTGTATCTGATAATCAAGGGAATTTATGGATTAGGAAAGCAAGACAGAAAACTAAAGTCATGTGCAACATTCCTCTTTTGGATATACCTTTAGCCATATTGGAGAAATACAAAGGGCATCCACTGGCGAAAAAGAAAGGAACATTGTTACCCGTTCCATGCAACCAAAAGCTTAACAGTTACTTGAAAGAAATTGCTGATTTATGCGGTATTAAGAAGAATCTAACCACACATACCGGACGGCATACATTTTCGACTGTTGTCGCTTTAGCTAACAATGTATCATTGGAAAATGTAGCCAAAATGCTCGGTCATACCAATACAAAAATGACACAGCGATACGCAAAAGTATTAGATCAAAGTATTCTTCGGGATATGCAGAATGTACGAGAGAGCTTCTCTACTAAAACCATCTAA
- a CDS encoding DUF4738 domain-containing protein, translating to MKKLLIWVIFLFFILPSHGKNKMNSSSTNIVCFPTIQQDTIIGNYFISYLIKDNDNIISRQGITSEGDTILLKCPDRSVILNLKRKDNGDTILSNKEINKYIFESLIPKEDDINQYQLWFFEIKNVDVDKVTFDLNICIPDTDICYFFNLCVSDDGNITITEIELNEEEE from the coding sequence ATGAAAAAATTACTTATATGGGTGATCTTTCTATTCTTTATTCTTCCGTCACATGGAAAGAATAAGATGAATAGTTCATCCACCAATATTGTATGCTTTCCTACCATACAACAGGATACAATAATTGGGAATTATTTTATATCATACTTAATAAAAGATAATGATAATATTATTAGCAGGCAAGGAATTACGAGTGAAGGAGATACCATATTATTAAAATGTCCCGACAGATCAGTAATCCTTAACTTAAAGCGCAAAGATAATGGGGATACAATATTGTCGAACAAAGAAATAAACAAATATATTTTTGAATCGCTCATACCCAAAGAGGACGATATAAATCAGTATCAGTTATGGTTTTTCGAAATCAAAAATGTGGATGTAGATAAAGTTACCTTTGATTTGAATATCTGTATTCCCGATACAGATATATGTTATTTTTTCAATTTATGTGTGTCTGATGACGGGAATATAACCATCACTGAAATAGAATTAAATGAGGAAGAAGAATAA
- the pstB gene encoding phosphate ABC transporter ATP-binding protein PstB, whose protein sequence is MDKIDARNVNFYYGNFHALKNISMQIEEKSVVAFIGPSGCGKSTFLRLFNRMNDLIPDTRLNGKILIDGNNIYDKNIEVDELRKNVGMVFQRPNPFPKSIFENVAYGLRVNGIKDKKFIADRVEETLKGAALWDEVKDKLKESAYALSGGQQQRLCIARAMAVSPSVLLMDEPASALDPISTAKVEELIRELKKNYTIIVVTHNMQQASRVSDKTAFFYLGEMIEYNNTQKIFTNPDKEATQNYITGRFG, encoded by the coding sequence ATGGATAAAATAGATGCCAGAAATGTAAATTTTTATTATGGAAATTTCCATGCACTGAAAAACATCAGCATGCAGATCGAAGAAAAATCGGTTGTGGCTTTTATCGGGCCTTCGGGATGTGGAAAATCTACCTTCCTAAGATTATTTAACCGAATGAACGACCTTATCCCCGATACACGGCTGAACGGTAAAATTCTTATCGATGGAAATAATATTTACGACAAAAATATCGAAGTAGACGAACTTCGTAAAAATGTAGGCATGGTATTTCAACGACCGAACCCTTTTCCTAAAAGCATCTTCGAGAATGTCGCTTATGGATTACGTGTAAATGGCATAAAAGATAAAAAATTCATAGCCGATAGGGTTGAAGAGACTCTAAAAGGCGCTGCCCTTTGGGATGAAGTAAAAGATAAACTAAAAGAGTCGGCTTATGCTTTATCGGGAGGACAACAACAAAGATTATGTATTGCTCGTGCAATGGCTGTATCCCCTTCGGTGTTATTAATGGATGAACCGGCTTCCGCTCTCGACCCCATTTCGACAGCAAAAGTTGAAGAACTCATACGAGAACTTAAAAAAAATTATACGATTATCGTCGTAACACATAATATGCAACAAGCGTCGCGGGTAAGTGATAAAACAGCATTTTTTTATCTGGGAGAAATGATTGAATATAACAATACACAAAAAATATTTACAAATCCCGATAAAGAAGCAACTCAAAATTATATCACAGGACGTTTCGGGTAA
- the pstA gene encoding phosphate ABC transporter permease PstA: protein MDRTLFPTDYNERKRRSQKVIFFIFRLFTYGIAAVLFGILGFIIIKGAGVISWDFLTQPPKDGMTSGGIWPAIVGTFYLMIGSAVFAFPIGIMSGIYMNEYAPKGRLVNFIRMMTNNMSGIPSIVFGLFGMALFVNYLGFGDSILAGSLTLGLLSIPIVIRTTEEALKDIPDSYREGSRALGATRLQTIWHVILPMGMPRIITGLILSLGRVSGETAPILFTCAAFFLPQLPKNIFDQCMALPYHLYVISTSGTNIEAQQPIAFGTALVLIIIVLIMNVSANALRKHFSNKVKIK, encoded by the coding sequence ATGGACAGAACTTTGTTCCCCACAGATTATAACGAGCGCAAAAGACGTTCTCAAAAAGTAATATTTTTTATATTTCGTCTTTTCACATATGGAATAGCCGCTGTTTTATTCGGTATTTTAGGTTTTATCATTATCAAAGGTGCGGGCGTCATCAGTTGGGATTTTCTTACCCAACCGCCCAAAGACGGAATGACTTCAGGAGGTATTTGGCCTGCTATCGTAGGGACTTTTTACCTGATGATTGGAAGTGCTGTTTTTGCTTTCCCGATAGGCATCATGAGCGGCATTTATATGAACGAATACGCACCTAAAGGCCGTCTCGTAAATTTTATCCGGATGATGACTAATAATATGAGCGGTATTCCCTCGATCGTATTCGGCCTTTTCGGAATGGCCCTTTTTGTAAATTACCTGGGGTTTGGAGACAGTATTTTAGCGGGATCCCTTACCCTGGGGCTGTTAAGTATCCCTATCGTTATACGCACTACCGAAGAGGCACTTAAAGATATTCCCGATAGTTACCGCGAAGGAAGTAGAGCTTTGGGTGCAACTCGGCTACAAACGATATGGCATGTAATTCTGCCGATGGGGATGCCTCGTATTATCACAGGACTGATTCTTTCATTGGGACGCGTATCGGGAGAAACCGCCCCGATATTATTTACCTGTGCGGCCTTTTTCCTGCCGCAATTGCCCAAGAACATTTTCGACCAATGTATGGCGCTTCCTTATCACCTCTATGTGATTTCCACCAGTGGAACCAATATAGAAGCACAACAACCCATCGCCTTCGGAACGGCTCTCGTACTCATTATTATCGTACTCATCATGAATGTTTCCGCAAACGCATTGCGAAAACATTTCTCAAACAAAGTAAAAATAAAATAA